The DNA window GCCGACATCACGTGGCACGAGGAGCTGCGCAACGTCGCGGTGTGGACGTACTTCGACAACTGCGAGCGGCTCCCGGGCGACGAGTACACCAACATCCTCATCGAGGGCCTCGACGAGGGCTGGTTCTGGGCCATCCCGATCGACAAGGGCACCATCAGCGTCGGCTACGTGACGCGGTCGGAATCGGCGAACAAGGACGGCCAGTCGCTGGAGGCGCTGTTCAAGGCCGAGGCGGCGAAGTCGACCAAGCTCAAGAAGATGCTGGCCGGCGCCAACCAGTCCGCGGGCTGGCGCACCGCCCGTGACTGGTCGTACACCAGCCAGAGCTTCAACGGCAACGGGTGGGTGTGCGTCGGCGACTCCGCCGCCTTCGTCGACCCGCTGTTCTCCACCGGTGTCGCGCTGGCCACCCTGGCGGGCAGCACCCTGTCGAGGATCATCGACCAGATCATCAAGCACCCGGAGATCGAGGAGCAGGCGCTCAAGCGCTACGTGACCTCGTACCGCGGCTTCTTCGACGAGATCCGGACCTTCGTCGAGCGGTTCTACGACCGTACGAAGTACAAGGAGTTCTACCACTCCCTCGCGTCCGAGATGGTCGACCCGGACCGCGAGCGCACCCCTTCGGCGAACTTCGTCCAGCTGATCTCCGGACTCAGCGGGAAGCACCCGATGCTCACGATCACCCTCGACGACCTCATCGAGGACATGGACGAGGCCGAGCCCGTCGTAGCGAAGAACTGACCCTGCCCACGGCGAGAGAGGGACGAGCGGGACACGTCGGCTATGACCAGTCACCAGGTGCAATTACTCTTCATCGATCTCGGGCTGATCCTCCTTCTGGCGCGTCTTCTCGGCCATCTCGCGGCCCGTTTCAACCAGCCCGCCGTGGTGGGGGAGATCCTCGCGGGCATTCTGCTCGGGCCGACGCTGTTCAGCGGCGTGGTCTCCGAGACGCTGTTCCCGTCCGACATCCGGCCCCTGCTGACCGCCATGGCGGATCTCGGTGTGGCGCTCTTCATGTTCACCGTCGGCATGGAACTGGAGCGGGCCACGCTGCGGGGCAGGAGCCGGGTCACCGGGGGCGCGATCGTGGGCTCCACCGTCGCGCCCTTCCTCCTGGGGATCGGCCTCGCCTTCTACCTGCTGCGCACCCACGAGGCCCGGCACACCGCGGCGTTCGTGGTGTTCATCGGACTCTCCGTCTCGGTGACGGCGTTTCCCGTACTCGCCAGGATCCTCACCGAACGCGGCCTCAGCAGGACCGCGCTCGGAGGCATCGCCCTCACCACCGCGGCGTCCGTGGACGTCGTGGCCTGGACCGCCCTCGCGGCGGTCCAGGCGGCGGCGGGCGGCGGCGGGAGCCACTGGCGGGTGGCGCTCTGCGTCCCGTACGTGCTGGTGATGATGCTGGCCGTACGCCCTCTGCTGCG is part of the Streptomyces agglomeratus genome and encodes:
- a CDS encoding NAD(P)/FAD-dependent oxidoreductase; protein product: MSSTLFGVPEEFDVIVIGGGPAGSTTAGLLAKRGHRVLVLDRDRFPRYHVGESLIPAFMRPMQELGITERMDARGFERKYGGTLVWGNAQVPWNFSFIEGGTHEYAYHTRRADMDSLILDRARELGAFIIEEATVKEPIETDGRVTGVRYTLRGTDGVHEARAKLVVDASGQARLLSRRYADITWHEELRNVAVWTYFDNCERLPGDEYTNILIEGLDEGWFWAIPIDKGTISVGYVTRSESANKDGQSLEALFKAEAAKSTKLKKMLAGANQSAGWRTARDWSYTSQSFNGNGWVCVGDSAAFVDPLFSTGVALATLAGSTLSRIIDQIIKHPEIEEQALKRYVTSYRGFFDEIRTFVERFYDRTKYKEFYHSLASEMVDPDRERTPSANFVQLISGLSGKHPMLTITLDDLIEDMDEAEPVVAKN
- a CDS encoding cation:proton antiporter, which translates into the protein MTSHQVQLLFIDLGLILLLARLLGHLAARFNQPAVVGEILAGILLGPTLFSGVVSETLFPSDIRPLLTAMADLGVALFMFTVGMELERATLRGRSRVTGGAIVGSTVAPFLLGIGLAFYLLRTHEARHTAAFVVFIGLSVSVTAFPVLARILTERGLSRTALGGIALTTAASVDVVAWTALAAVQAAAGGGGSHWRVALCVPYVLVMMLAVRPLLRAVFVKNGEGVPFAPWHLAMVLIGVLLSAAATEAMGMHFIFGAFLFGAIMPREKTTVLRTEIEDRTGQVTSLLLPVYFVVAGLKVDLGALRAGELLELGVILVVAVAGKFGGTYLGARSQGLPARPATALGVLMNTRGLTELVILGVGLQLGLLDTSLYSLMVVMAVVTTAMTGPLLSRIYTKPVEVPRVPRSADPEPAASSSA